From the genome of Scytonema hofmannii PCC 7110, one region includes:
- a CDS encoding ABC transporter permease: protein MKLNRLSSYRNVAILEIFSIAAEALWSNKLRTGLTMLGVIIGISSVISITSVGQGVQKGVEKEIQALGTNVLQVFAGAARNGNISQGQGSASTLTWEDAKAIAKQAPSAEAVSAYLQWTAQVVYGGQNTSTTVYGTDLNYPELRNTYSQQGRFFNQEELETAKQVVVLGPTVQKTLFKEGVRVIGERIRIQGDAYKVIGLMEAKGALGPMDRDDQVYIPLSSMSARLVGRNALSSVSVDGILIKASDRETLDAAQFQVTNLLRLRHNIHPPQADDFKITSQADIINTFSSIVGLCTVMVVAIASISLIVGGIGIANIMLVSVVERTREIGIRKAVGATYSVILNQFLIEAIVISTVGGCIGTVTGICIAALASVVFGFPFIVASWSVIVGFGLSFVVGLLAGVMPARNAAKLDPIAALRSD, encoded by the coding sequence ATGAAGTTGAATCGGCTAAGCAGTTATCGTAACGTAGCAATTTTAGAAATCTTTTCAATCGCAGCAGAGGCATTATGGAGCAATAAATTACGCACGGGACTGACTATGCTTGGCGTAATTATTGGGATATCTTCAGTTATTTCTATTACTTCTGTTGGTCAAGGCGTACAAAAGGGAGTGGAGAAAGAAATACAAGCCTTGGGTACAAATGTTTTGCAAGTCTTTGCTGGTGCTGCTAGAAACGGAAATATCAGTCAAGGACAGGGGTCTGCAAGTACGTTGACATGGGAGGATGCTAAGGCGATCGCAAAGCAAGCACCTTCTGCGGAGGCTGTTTCTGCTTACTTACAATGGACAGCACAGGTAGTTTATGGAGGACAAAATACCTCAACAACAGTCTACGGTACGGATTTAAATTATCCAGAATTAAGAAATACGTACTCCCAACAAGGGAGATTTTTTAATCAAGAGGAACTGGAAACGGCGAAGCAAGTTGTTGTTTTGGGTCCAACCGTTCAAAAAACTCTTTTTAAAGAAGGGGTCAGGGTGATAGGTGAAAGAATCAGAATTCAAGGAGATGCTTACAAGGTGATTGGGTTGATGGAAGCTAAGGGTGCTCTCGGACCAATGGATCGAGATGACCAAGTTTATATTCCCTTGAGCAGTATGTCAGCAAGATTGGTTGGTAGAAATGCTTTATCTAGTGTTTCTGTTGATGGAATTTTGATTAAAGCTAGCGATCGCGAAACGCTGGATGCAGCCCAATTTCAAGTGACTAATCTTTTGCGTTTGCGTCACAATATTCACCCACCACAAGCTGATGATTTTAAAATTACTAGCCAAGCGGATATTATCAATACTTTTAGCAGTATCGTGGGTTTGTGTACGGTTATGGTAGTTGCGATCGCCAGTATTTCGTTAATAGTGGGAGGGATTGGGATTGCTAATATTATGCTGGTTTCTGTTGTGGAAAGAACGCGAGAAATTGGAATTCGCAAAGCAGTAGGAGCTACTTATTCAGTGATTCTCAATCAATTTTTAATAGAAGCGATCGTGATTTCTACTGTAGGAGGTTGCATTGGTACTGTCACTGGTATTTGTATTGCAGCTTTAGCATCTGTTGTATTTGGATTTCCGTTTATCGTTGCATCTTGGTCAGTTATTGTTGGTTTTGGGCTTTCGTTTGTGGTTGGGCTATTGGCTGGAGTTATGCCTGCACGTAATGCAGCTAAATTAGACCCGATTGCTGCTTTAAGAAGTGATTAA
- the lysS gene encoding lysine--tRNA ligase produces MFWADKIAADSQGNQVINDSKTPSGRVHVGSLRGVIIHDVIYRALKHAGKPVKFLYGVDDYDALDTVPKYLNKEKFSPYLGCPLSHVPSPEDTASDYAKYFMGEFLEVFEFLGVKPEVYYLRDLYRSGQLNSHIDIFLKNAHLVREAYKEISKADRPDNWYPFQIVCENCGKIATTSVTDYNDSEVFYTCKPDATNWVQGCGHSGWVSPFDGNGKLPWKVEWVAKWDLLGVTIEMAGKDHSQKGGSRDVANSICRKVLKKQPPFHSPYEFILVNGTKMSSSKGVGSSAKEIAELLPPELLRFLMLRTQPRTVINFAPNYETVTRLLRDYDTLVENYQAYLETQPENPELAQEFMPLFYAQLKDEIKSYNPFDFSTLISLLQIPHLDIQEEVAKRSTKPLSEYDWSIINQRIAAAKKWLQDYAEEEEKLVIHLEQVPDKATGLTEEQLSYLEKLAENLEKVTNWESEELQTTLFATSKELQIQQANAFKAVYLSFVAKERGPKAGALLSYLDKPFVISRLRKVIELNTSQFNLTSANAEA; encoded by the coding sequence ATGTTTTGGGCTGATAAAATCGCTGCTGATTCACAAGGTAACCAAGTAATCAATGATTCCAAGACTCCTTCTGGAAGAGTACACGTAGGGTCATTGCGTGGTGTTATTATACATGATGTTATTTATCGTGCCTTAAAACACGCAGGTAAGCCTGTAAAGTTTTTGTACGGTGTTGATGACTACGACGCGTTGGATACCGTTCCCAAGTACCTAAATAAAGAAAAATTTTCTCCTTATCTTGGTTGTCCGCTGAGTCATGTACCCTCTCCAGAGGATACAGCGAGTGATTACGCTAAGTATTTTATGGGTGAATTTTTGGAAGTCTTTGAGTTTTTGGGAGTTAAACCAGAAGTATACTACTTGCGAGATTTATATCGTTCTGGACAACTTAACAGCCACATCGATATTTTCCTCAAAAATGCTCACCTAGTTCGAGAAGCTTATAAAGAGATAAGCAAGGCAGATCGCCCCGATAACTGGTATCCGTTTCAAATTGTTTGTGAAAACTGCGGTAAAATCGCTACCACCAGCGTTACGGATTATAACGACTCAGAAGTTTTTTATACTTGTAAACCAGATGCTACAAACTGGGTACAAGGTTGCGGTCACTCAGGTTGGGTTTCTCCCTTTGATGGAAATGGTAAGCTGCCTTGGAAAGTAGAATGGGTTGCCAAGTGGGATTTATTAGGTGTGACTATCGAGATGGCAGGTAAAGACCACTCTCAAAAAGGTGGTTCGAGAGATGTGGCAAATTCCATATGTCGTAAAGTTTTAAAAAAACAGCCCCCATTCCATTCTCCCTATGAATTTATCCTAGTGAATGGAACTAAAATGAGTTCGTCCAAGGGTGTGGGTTCAAGTGCCAAAGAAATTGCTGAACTACTTCCTCCCGAGTTACTACGCTTTCTAATGTTGCGTACTCAACCACGAACAGTGATTAACTTTGCTCCCAACTATGAAACTGTAACTCGTCTTTTACGAGACTATGATACTTTAGTTGAAAACTATCAAGCTTACCTTGAGACTCAACCTGAAAATCCAGAATTGGCTCAAGAGTTTATGCCTCTATTTTATGCCCAGCTTAAAGACGAGATAAAATCTTATAATCCATTTGATTTCAGTACGCTGATTTCGCTATTACAAATTCCACACCTTGATATTCAAGAGGAAGTCGCAAAACGGAGTACTAAACCTTTAAGTGAGTACGATTGGTCAATTATAAATCAAAGGATTGCTGCTGCTAAAAAGTGGCTACAAGATTATGCAGAGGAAGAAGAAAAGTTAGTTATTCATCTTGAACAAGTTCCAGATAAGGCTACAGGATTAACTGAAGAACAGCTTTCATACCTTGAAAAACTAGCAGAAAATTTGGAGAAAGTTACAAATTGGGAAAGTGAAGAGTTACAAACGACCCTTTTTGCTACTTCAAAAGAGCTACAAATTCAACAGGCTAATGCATTTAAAGCCGTGTACTTATCTTTTGTAGCTAAGGAACGTGGACCAAAAGCAGGTGCCTTACTCTCTTATCTAGATAAACCCTTTGTTATTTCTAGGCTAAGAAAAGTCATAGAACTAAACACATCTCAATTTAATTTGACTTCAGCAAACGCAGAAGCTTAA
- a CDS encoding helix-turn-helix transcriptional regulator: MPPKVDASYNQLAFALEILRLLAEKPRRRDELTDLLSIFLEQHGQSIDNADVKQKLTRTIRKLRDCGIEIKSTTHSPYELVESKFPLLLSAEQRQALAIAAYFLSDMGFSAQASQIQRIGNLSESDIPAFVKVDFSPPVDYSDRNLDTIVRQLQERFQQQCRYTIRYQSQPGEGRIWDIDRSELRLHDGVLYLFAFRPDWRSKRFDYWPNIDQNHIFRLDRIVNVGAASDTRWSSCDFPTLKVRYRTSGQLANYKPRRKDEVIVCSDPEGKFRDIEATIDYWFWFRQRILKYGENVQILSPQKLADEMKEEYQKIWEKLSADEN; encoded by the coding sequence ATGCCGCCCAAAGTGGATGCAAGTTACAACCAGCTTGCCTTTGCTCTAGAAATCCTCAGACTTCTAGCCGAAAAACCACGACGACGCGATGAACTCACAGATTTACTATCAATCTTTCTCGAACAGCACGGTCAATCTATAGATAATGCTGATGTTAAGCAAAAACTGACCCGCACAATTCGCAAGCTGAGGGACTGCGGTATCGAAATTAAAAGTACAACTCACAGCCCTTACGAACTCGTCGAGTCAAAATTTCCCCTACTCCTGTCCGCCGAACAGCGACAAGCCCTAGCAATAGCGGCTTATTTCCTTTCTGATATGGGCTTTTCGGCTCAAGCCAGCCAAATTCAGCGCATTGGGAACCTTTCAGAATCCGACATTCCAGCGTTTGTTAAAGTCGATTTTAGTCCTCCTGTTGATTATAGCGATCGCAATTTGGATACCATTGTGCGTCAACTCCAAGAACGCTTTCAGCAACAGTGTCGTTATACAATTCGCTATCAAAGCCAACCAGGAGAAGGGAGAATCTGGGATATTGACCGTTCGGAGTTGCGATTGCACGACGGTGTTCTCTACCTGTTTGCATTTAGACCAGACTGGCGTTCCAAGCGTTTTGACTATTGGCCCAACATCGACCAGAATCATATCTTTCGCCTTGATAGAATAGTCAATGTTGGTGCTGCATCAGATACTCGTTGGTCATCATGTGACTTTCCCACATTGAAAGTACGTTATCGCACGAGCGGACAATTAGCCAATTACAAACCTCGACGGAAGGATGAAGTCATTGTTTGCAGCGATCCGGAAGGAAAATTTCGCGACATCGAAGCCACGATAGATTATTGGTTTTGGTTTCGTCAGCGTATTTTGAAATATGGAGAAAATGTTCAAATTCTCAGTCCGCAAAAGTTGGCTGATGAGATGAAAGAAGAGTATCAGAAGATATGGGAAAAATTATCGGCAGATGAAAATTGA